GTTGTGCAGCGGCAGCGCCAGGATCTGCGTGGCCCCGGCCGAAGACGTGGGGTGCGCGTCGCGGATCACGATGGAGATGCGCGGCTGCGCCCGCAGGTCGCGCCCGTCGAAGATCTGCAGGCTGTCGCCGGTGGCGCCCTCGAAGACGGCGTTGGCCAGCGAGCGCGTCATCTGCTCGCGCTGCTTGTCGGTGACCTTGCTGGAGAGCGCGTCGCGCATGCTGTACTGCGTGGCGCCCGCGAACAGCTGCGAGTAGCCGCCGTGGAACTCGCCGTCGGGCGTGAGCTCGCCGGCGATGCGCGTCTCGGTGCGGTTGCCGGTGGGCTCGTTGCGCGGGAAGGTGACCTCCTCACCGCGGCCGTCGGGGTGCACCACCAGGCCGAACTCGCCCTGGTAGTTGGGCACGATCTCGCCGTACGGGGTGAGGTCGGCCGTGAGGTCGAAGAACTGGTAGCCGCCGCCGGGCCTTTCCACCGCCGCGATCATGTGGTCGAAGGCGTTCACCGACGGCATGTCGCGCGCGACGCCGCCGTCGGAGCTGAGCAGCACGGGAAAGGCGGTGTAGCCCATCTTCCGCATGAGCGCCACGAAGAAGGTCGCCTTGTCCTTGCAGTCGCCATACTGCGTCTCCCACACCTGCGCGGGCAGGCGCGGCTGGTAGCCGCCGATGCCAAGCGAGAGAGACACGTAGCGGAAGTCCTGCGCGACCCAGCGGTGCACGGCGCGCAGCGAGTCCTCGCGCGTCTTCGCGTCCTTGGTCACGTCGGCCAGCTTGGCCTCGATGGCGGGCGTAAGCACGTACCGGTCGGCCGAGAGGCCGGCGTACCAGCTCGCGATCTGCTCCCACGTGACCGGCGGCGCCACGCTGAAGCTCATGTAGATGCCGTTCGAGTCGGCCGCGAAGGGCTCGGAGTCGACCTTGGGCACGTCGTGCGTCATCCACGCGTACACGCGGCGGCCGCCCACCTCGCGCGTCTGCCGCGCGAAGCTGAGGTTGCGCTCCTTGATGCGTGGCGTGACGGAGGCCGGCAGGTCCAGCAGCAGCCGCGAGCGCAGGGTGGGCTTGGCGTTGTGGATGCTCCAGGTGGCGTCCCAGTCGCCCGGCATCACCGGCTTCTGCACTTCGAGCGTGTAGCTGATGTCCACGATGGTGCCCGGCGCCACGCCGCCCAGGGAGATGCGGCGCACCTTCTCGTCGGTGAACACCGGCGCGCTCTCGGCCACGGGGGCCAGGCTCTCCTGGTCGTGCACCGGCTTGTCGCTGATCACCCGGCCGGTGGCGGCGTCGATCACGCGCGCCCAGTTCAGGCGCAGCCGCTGGCGCGACGCGTCGTAGCCGAAGCTGCGCTCGCCAAAGCCCTCCACCGCGTCCTGCGTGAGCACCTGCGCCACCGTGCGGAAGGTGCGCGTGCCGGTGCCGTCGGCCTCGAAGCGCTCCACGCCGTCGTCCAGCAGGATCACGTACGCGTCGTCGGGATAGCGGTCGGGCTTGACCGCGAGCTTGTAGATGGTGTCGTCGCGGACCGACGGATCGCCGCGCTCGGTGATGACGGGCGCCTGTGCCGCGGCCGCGGTGGCCGTGGCTGCCAGCGACAGCGCCAGCAGTGTGGTGGAGATGCGCATGCGGACTTCGCCTCGTGTGGTGCGGGTCGTAAAGGGCCGACAAAGCTAAACGTACGTCTACATTCCTACAATCGGGCGGACGCGCCGCCACCCCGCGGTGACACGCCGGGTGCCGCGCATCCGCCCGATCTTCTGTCTTCATCCGGCGGCACTCTGCCGCCGTCCATCCATCGTCCGGCTTCCCGGTGGGCAGTGCAGGCGATCCATCGCCTCCCATCCGCCGAGATCCGTCTCGAAACAACACACCGGGGGACGGGCGGACGTTGGCCGATCTGCATCTCCCGAAACCGCTTGGCCGATGCGAGCCGCCCGTCCGATCCGCCGTCCCGCATCTCCCGAATCGCGTTGGAGACGGCAGATGTGAAGCGGTCAGCGCGGGGTCGCGGCCGGGTGCCGGGAGGCGTACTGGCGCGTCCAGACGAGGACGACGCCGCACTCCGCGGTGCCCGGGCGATACTGCGGCGGTGCGTTGGAGACCGAGGTGTAGATCTCGATGCCCTCCACCTGCGACGGCAGCAGCGCGTCCAGGTCCGTCTCCGGCGAGCCGGAGAGCAGGCCGTCGATCCAGACCACCGGCACGCAGGTGCCCGCCGTCACCGCCGGGTCGGCAGAGCCGCTCGCGTCGCGCATGCGGTCCAGCACGTCGGTGCTCACCGGCGAGCCCTGCGCCCGTTGCTGCCCCGCGCTGCCCACGCCGGCCGACGCGTCCGCGCCCGCTGGAGCCGAGCCGAGCGTGGCGGACGCGGTCGTGTGACGGATGAAGCGCAGCGTTCCCGTTGCCCCGCCGCCCGCATAGCCCACCTGCACCTGCGGCACGCCGCGGAAGAGGTCGAGCGTGCGGTTGGGCCGCCGCCGCACGATGTCCGCCCGCTTCACATACACGCCGGAGCCGCGCTCGGCCCGCCGGTTGAAGTCTGCCATCGACCCCTCGCCCGCGGGACGCGAAGCCGCCGCCTTGCCCTGGCGCGCGGCGACGGCGGCTGCGAGGCGCTCGGCGGCGCTGTAGTCCGTGTTGTCCACCGGCGCGGCGGCGGGCGGGCGGGCGGCGGCGACGCGCTGGACGGGACGGGGGACGGAGAGCGCGACGGTGGCGGAGTCGCCGGACCGGACGGAGACGCGGGCGGCGTTCGGGGAGACACCCAGCGAGTCCAGCCACGGGTGCGAGAACGAGACGGTGTAGTCGCCCCCCGCCAGCCCGTCGATGCGGAAGCGGCCGTTCTCGTCGCTCACCGACGAGTACTGCGTGCCGGAGACGAAGACGCGGGCGCCGGCGAGCGGCCGTGCGGTGGCGCTGTCCAGCACCATCCCCGCGATCGCTGCACCCGCGGCCGGCTCGGTGATGGGCTCGCCGGTGCGCGTCACCACCTCGGTGACCAAGCCTTCTACCTCGCGGATGCCGGTGAGCCGCTCGCGCCCGCCGCCGGTAGCGGACGAGCCGCTGGCGATGCGCTCCACGTCGCGCGACACGGC
This window of the Longimicrobiaceae bacterium genome carries:
- a CDS encoding carboxypeptidase regulatory-like domain-containing protein, with amino-acid sequence MSLRAPLKATALALLLAAAPLGAQTVRGAVVDAGTGRPVVGTLVVLLDAAGKQRAAMLTDGGGRYSLDVPGAGRYTLRAERVGRESTLSPPLDLAPGEVREVRLEANPRVFTLEAVQVRSDGDRGCAVRPAGGTETAALWEEARKAFNSAAWTGAASPFRYSVAEWTRSLAPGSMAVRTESRSDRTAVARHPFASIDPDSLSARGYVRVVPDGTLYYGPDVRTLDSESFLADHCFELAPAQFSEPTLVGLAFEPVRGRRVPDIAGAMWIDRTTGELRRVDYHYVNLRSNVAADLGGRVEFRRLPNGAWIVQRWRIRTPELAVSRDVERIASGSSATGGGRERLTGIREVEGLVTEVVTRTGEPITEPAAGAAIAGMVLDSATARPLAGARVFVSGTQYSSVSDENGRFRIDGLAGGDYTVSFSHPWLDSLGVSPNAARVSVRSGDSATVALSVPRPVQRVAAARPPAAAPVDNTDYSAAERLAAAVAARQGKAAASRPAGEGSMADFNRRAERGSGVYVKRADIVRRRPNRTLDLFRGVPQVQVGYAGGGATGTLRFIRHTTASATLGSAPAGADASAGVGSAGQQRAQGSPVSTDVLDRMRDASGSADPAVTAGTCVPVVWIDGLLSGSPETDLDALLPSQVEGIEIYTSVSNAPPQYRPGTAECGVVLVWTRQYASRHPAATPR
- a CDS encoding DUF3857 and transglutaminase domain-containing protein, giving the protein MRISTTLLALSLAATATAAAAQAPVITERGDPSVRDDTIYKLAVKPDRYPDDAYVILLDDGVERFEADGTGTRTFRTVAQVLTQDAVEGFGERSFGYDASRQRLRLNWARVIDAATGRVISDKPVHDQESLAPVAESAPVFTDEKVRRISLGGVAPGTIVDISYTLEVQKPVMPGDWDATWSIHNAKPTLRSRLLLDLPASVTPRIKERNLSFARQTREVGGRRVYAWMTHDVPKVDSEPFAADSNGIYMSFSVAPPVTWEQIASWYAGLSADRYVLTPAIEAKLADVTKDAKTREDSLRAVHRWVAQDFRYVSLSLGIGGYQPRLPAQVWETQYGDCKDKATFFVALMRKMGYTAFPVLLSSDGGVARDMPSVNAFDHMIAAVERPGGGYQFFDLTADLTPYGEIVPNYQGEFGLVVHPDGRGEEVTFPRNEPTGNRTETRIAGELTPDGEFHGGYSQLFAGATQYSMRDALSSKVTDKQREQMTRSLANAVFEGATGDSLQIFDGRDLRAQPRISIVIRDAHPTSSAGATQILALPLHNYATQGLINDLLARQAKGPRRFPIDVASVIGPFETTTEMLVKLPEGWHASLPKNVTANSVFGRYSALYTQTGRDLRVVRTMVGARGTQPPEAIDALISWLKDVSKDDVRFIALEPAPEAK